The region CGCCACTTCCCTGCCGATAAACGCGCCGAGCAACCCGATACCAATGTCGAAGTCCGAGAGCAGGGAGCCGTTGTCGAGGTAGGTGGCGATGCCGATGAGCTGCACGCCTCCGTAGAGGGGGCGGTCGGGTTTGGCGGCGGTGGAGATGCGATGGGTGACGTTGAGCGTATTCTCTTCCATCCCGTACACCGACCAATCCTGATAGCCCAAAAGATGGCCGAGGAGGATGTAGCCCTCGACCTGCATACTCAGGGTCAGCCAGTCGCTGGGATAGAGGCGCGCCGAAAGTCCCAGGCGAGCGGTGGAGTAGCTGCTGGCAACCTGGGCGCCGATATCGCCCAGATCTCCCAGACCATGCTTGGCCGAGACCGCGATGTTGGGGAAGTAGACGTAACCCGGGTACTCGATCGCGCCGCTTACCACGGTCTCCCCGGCGTTGAGCTGGCGCGCGCTCTCCATGGTGGTCAAGGCGCACCCGCTGCCGGCGCTCGGGGTCAGCGCGAGTGTGGCCAGCATGGCGAGCGCGGTCGCATGGCGTTGCAGGCCGCGGGATTCGGGCAGGTGAGGCTCAGACATCGGAACCACTCGATTCAGGGGAGCGCTAAGGAAGGCAGTGAGCCTTCTTCATAGTCTCCCCCGAAGGAGTGAGTCACGATGGCGTGCTACCGCGTTGAAAACGCGGTGGAAAGCTCAGCGCGCGCCAAAAAAGGTCCGGACTTTGTGGAGGGCCTGCCCGCGGTGGCTGATCGCGCCTTTTTCTTCCAGCGTCAGCTCGGCCATCGTGCGCCCGAGCGAGGGGACGTAGAAGTAGGGGTCGTAGCCAAAGCCGCCTTCGCCCCGGGGCTCGGTGAGGATCTGGCCCTCCACCGTCCCGCGAAACCACACCACGGCCAGATCTCCCACCCGTACCAGCTCGCCCTCGTTGCGCGGGGCGCCGCCGGGGACCTCGTCCAGGGTCAGGCCGCAGCGGGCCAGGAGCGCGCGCCCCACCGCGCCGGGTCCCAGGACCAGGCAGATCACGCTCTCAAAGCGCGCCGCCGGCCCGAGCGCCCCGGCCCAGCTCTGGGGATCGAGGGCCTGCACCGCGGCGATGAGCTTTGCGTTGTTGGCCGCATCATCGGCGTCTTCGCCGGCGTAGCGGGCGCTGGTGACCCCGGGAGCGCCGCCCAGCGCGTCGACCACCAGCCCGGAGTCATCGGCCAGCGAGACGCATTCGGTGTCGCGAGCCGTCCAGAGCCCCTTTTTGATGGCGTTGCCCTCGAAGCTGTCGGCGTCTTCGATCACGGCGTCGAGCGGGCGCGGGAAGCTCTGGCGATCCAGGACCTGCCACCGGGTGGCGAGCAAATCGCCCAGACTGGCGGCGATCTCCCGGCGTTTGCCGGCGTTTGTGGTGGCGATCACAAAGGTATCGTCGGGCCCGGCCGAGGTTGAAAGCTGCTCCATCAGGTCTTACACCTTGCTCTGGTATGTTCATGATCGCTCTGGGGCCGAACTCAGATGGAACCGGCGCACCGCGCAATCTGCCTGCGCCGCGCTCTAGCAGGCTTTGGGCTCGGCCACAACGCACTTTAAGCCGCTTTTTTGAGCACTTCTCTCCTCCAAGGATGACAGATGATCAGTGTAGGCTTTGTGGGTTCCACCGGCGTGGGAGAGGTCGCCCGCCATGTGCTCGCCAGGGGACAGTGTCAGGTCAAGGTCTGGCACCCGGGGGAGTCCAGTGACGAGGATGTGCTCCCGGGCCAGCGCGTGGAGCTGGCGGAGTTGGCCGAGGCGACGCTGATCGTGTTCTCGGCCCCGGCGGCCAGCTGCCGTTTTACCGCGCGCAAACTCGGCGATGTGCTCACCGGTCGCCACGTCATCGTGCACACGCTGCGCGATCTGGAGCCGGGCACCCTTAAGTGCGTCTCGACCATTCTGGAGGAGGAGACCCCCACCCGGCGCATCGGCTATCTGGGCGGCCCGATGCTCGGTGTGGATGTGGAGGCCGGCCGCCCGGCCTCGGCGGTCTGCGCCTCGCTCTTCCCCGAGGTGCATGACCTGGTGGAGGACGCGATGATGTCGGAGAATTTTCGCGTCTACCGCTCCCAGGACCTCATCGGGGCTCAGGTCTGCGGGGCCTACTCCCGGGTGATCGCGCTGCTCAGCGGGCTGGCCGACGCGCTTCAGCTTGGCTCCAGCCTCCAGGCCACGCTCTTTGCCCGGGGGCTGGCCGAGATGTCGCGTTTTGTGGTCTTTCGCCAGGGGTTTGAACGCACGGCCTTTGGCCTGGCCGGGGCCGGGGCGCTCTATGCCGATACGCACCTGACGGGCTCGGTCGATTTTCAGATCGGCCGCCACCTGGGCAAAGAGCCCGGCAGCGATGTGAAGGGGCTGGTGAAGCGCTACGGGCCCCAGGCAAAGGAGCTCCTGGAGCTGCTGGCGGCGCTGGCCTCCAGCGCGGAGCACGCCGATCTGGAGCTCCATCTTTTGGAGGGGGCGGCGGCGCTGGCTCATGGCGAGCTCCAGCCGCAGGAGATCGTGCAGCGTCTGATGACGCTCTCCTCGCTCTACGAGTGAGGGCCCCCCAAAGGTTCGTCCGGAGGAAAAGCGCGCCGCGAGGGTGGAACACACCCTCGCGGCGCGTTGCTCTTAGCGAGGTCTTTAAGGCGCGCCGACCGACTCGCCGCTGAAGTAGTCGCGGGCCTCGCGGATCACGTCGACGTAGCTGACGATGCCCACCAGCGTGCCGGTGATGGGGTCGACCACCGGCACCGCGCCGATTTTCTGGTCGATCATCAACTCGATGACGTCGTTGATGTTGGTCTCCGGGTGCACCGAGATCACGTCGCCCTGCATCACACTGCTCACCGACTGATCAAAGCGCGGGTCGCTCAGGCGCATCACCTCCAGATCGGAGCCGTCGGGGACCATCAGCCCCTGAAGGTCGCGGTCGCTGATCATGCCCACAAGTTCGTTATTCTCGACGATGGGCAGGTGGCGTACATCGAGCTCAATGAGCTTGCGGATGACTTCGCGCAGGGGATCGGTGACGTCGGCGCGCTCGGGGTTTCCGGTCATCAACTCGCTGGCTTCGATCATGGTCTTCTCCTTACGAACGTGTGAGAACAATCAGCATCCAGTGGCGAGCGTCGTTTTCGGCGCCCTCGTCAGTACACCTCAAAGCTAAGGCACACGCCGACCGGTCAAGCCCCCCCCGGCACCCCACAACCGCCCCCCCAAGCCCGAGCGGCCCAGTCCGCCGCTGGCGTCGTTGCTGCGTCGTCGCCCTGGGTGCGGCTCGGGTCATGTTCGAGCGCCGAGCGCCCCAGGACGACGCTGGCGTCGTTGCTGCGTCGTCGCGGTAGCGCTGCTACACGCTCCTCCTTGCTCCTTGCCAATCGTCGCCCTGGATGCGGCTCGGGTCATATGTTCGAGCGCCGAGCCCGAGCCCGAGTACGATCCCGAGCCCGAGTACGAGTACGAGCCCGAGCCCGAGCCCGAGCCCGAGCCCGAGCCCGAGTACGAGTACGAGAACGAGAACGAGCCCGAGCCCGAGCCCGAGCCCGAGCCCGAGCCCGAGCCCGAGCCCGAGCCCGAGCCCGAGTACGAGTACGAGCCCGAGCCCGAGCCCGAGCCCCTTGGCCCCGACGCCCCCGCCGCTTATCATCCGCGCGGCTCAAGCCCCGACCCAACCTCACCCACACCCCGGTCCTTCTTATGGGTTACGTCCCTCACCCCACCGAAATCGAATACAAATCGGCTCAACGCGCGCTGCGCATGAGCTTTAGCGATGATCACGAGTCGGTCTACCCCACGCGCTACCTGCGCGGGTTCTGCCCCTGCGCCCGCTGTCAGGGGCACACCAGCGGCCCGCACCGATTCATCGAGCATGAGCCGGCCCAGGCCGAGGTCGTCGACGTGCGCCAGGTGGGCAACTACGCCATCAACATCGTATTTGCCGACGGGCACGACACCGGCATCTACTCCTTCCAGCGCCTGCGGGAGCTTTGCCCCTGCCCGCGTTGCATGCCGACGGGGCTGAAGGACGAGTATCGCTGAGGTGAGGTCGTGCTCGTAGCTCGTAGCTCGTGCTCGTGCTCGTGCTCGTGCTCGTGCTCGTGCTCGTAGCTCGTGCTCGGGCTCGTGCTCGTGCTCGACCTCGTACTCGACCTCGACCTCGTACTCGACCTCGTGCTCGTACTCGTGCTCGTGCTCGTGCTCGTGCTCGTGCTCGTGCTCGACCTCGTGCTCGTACTCGTACTCGTGCTCGACCTCGACCTCGACCTCGTACTCGTGCTCGACCTCGTGCTCGACCTCGTGCTCGTGCTCGTAGCTCGACCTCGACTTCGAGGATGAATCAGCGCTACTGCGAATCCCTGACGACGTCGCTGGCTTCGTCCCGGGGCGCTCGGCGTTGGATGAGCGTCCCGAAGGCTCTGGAGGCCTTCCGCGCTTCATCGATGAACGAAATAGAGGCTCTGGAGGCCTCCCGCGCTTCATCGATGAGTGCCCCGAGGGCTCTGGAGGCCTCCCGCGCTTCATCGATGAGTGCCCCGAGGGCTCGGGAGGCCTTCCGCGCGTCATCGATGAACGAAAAAAGGGCTCTGGAGGCCTCCCGCGCGTCATCGAAGCGGGATTCGGGTGCTCCAGAGCCCTTTTTTTATCACTAACCTTGAATGGGCGTTCAGTGTCAGGCCGGCTGCGGCACCTCGTCGCCGGGAGTCGGAGCGTCGGCGTTGGCCTGGTCGTCGACGATGATGTCGACGTCGCTTTCGGGATCGATGTCCGGGAGGCGGTTCTGGCCGCGGCTCTTGCGGTAAAACGCCGCGGCGCGGTCATTTTGCAGCGCAAAGGGCCCCAGAATCAGCGAGCGATTCTTACGATCCTCCTCGCTGGTGGTGGGGTAGGCGCCGTTGACGCGGTGGATCAGCTCCACGCTTTTGGACGAGATATCGGCCGCCAGCTGCTGGAGCTCCTCGGTGGTCGGAGCGGCCTCGCTTTTGATGGCCTGGCTCATCGCTTCGGCAAAGGCCTTAAAATCGGCCTGAAGCACCGCATAGGAGGCGAGCAGCCCGCAGGCCTCGATGTCCCGAAGATGGCTGGCGTCGAGGTCGGTGAGGATGGAGCGCAGCATCGCCTCCTGATCCTCGCGGGCGACGTTGGTCACCGCGTGCACCTCCACGTTGAGCGGCCCGGTGAGCAGGCGTTGGGCGGCTTTGCCGCGCGGGGAGTGCTCCCCGTGATCCTCGATTTCCATGCGGGCGCGGCTGACAAAATTGGAAAAACTCTTGTCGAGCTTGTGATCGCTCAACGCGAGCTCAGGGTCCGCCCTTTCGCTGCGGGCGGCCTGCCAGGCGCGGTGGCGCTCGGCGTAATGCTCCGTCATGGCGATCAGCCCCTCATTGCACGCCCCGATCTCCGGCGGCGCCGCCGGCTCCACCTTCCCAATCCCCTCCCGGGCTCGCCGCGCCGCCCAGCCCAGGCGCGAGGGCGGAAGAACATAGGAGTTGAAGAATTCACTCTGAGACACAATGCGCATTGCGATACCTCCCCTTGAGGGTAGCGCAACCTCAGCGGCTGACATGACGACCATGCGCCCCGCTGACTGCAGGTTGGGTGTAATGCCCGCGAGGGTAGCAAAGAGGGGTGGGGGGGAGAAGTGACGAGCCCTTTCGGAGTCAGAGCGTCCCACTTAACCAGGATACCGGGGCCTCTCTGGAGCATTGCTTCTGCTGCGCGGAGCCATGGACCTGGTGGGTCAGGTGGTGTGCTCGGCCGACGCTTCTTGCGCAGGTTCGGGCTCGTAAACCGGTTGAGATGGGAGGGCGGACTTCGAGTCCAAGACCGACGTGTGGGGTGCTTCGAGAATTTCGAGAAATGCGATCAGGTGATGGATCTCGTCGGAGGTAAGCAGGTGGAGGACTCTCTGGTCCTCGTGGAGATGAAGGCAAATTTTGCCATAGGACGCGCCATTTTTCGGGAAAACCAGGGAGGTTCTGAGGTCCGCGAGCGAGCCGAGCAGCTCGGGCTTGAAGGAGTATCTCACCTTGATGGAAATGGTGTCCTGCTCGATCTCAATGTCGCCGCCTCGGTAGGTGTCGATGTAGGTGAAGTATCTTGCAGCGATGATCAGAGCCAGAAAGAGATAACCCAGAAGGTTTTCGGTGATGGAGTCGGTTGGCTCAACCCCAGCAGTTGTGGAGAGGAAAAGGATGATGGATGAGGCGGCATTGGCCAGGAAACCCATGAACATTATGGCCAGAATGTGACCGAACACCCCCAACGCTTTGTGGATGCGAGCGGTAGGAGGACGGATCGAGATCCTCCAGGAACCGGGGCCGCGGGCAACGATCTGGACGCATCCCTCGCTGAGCGTTTCTTGAGGTGGCAAGGCAGGGCGGTCTCTGGGCCGGCGCCGATGCTTGCGGGGGAGTTCGGCGTCTTTGAGCCGGTCGAGCAACTCCAGGCAACGCTCGGCGGAGTCGAAACGGTCCTCCATGATGGGTTCGATCATCTGATCGAGCAGGTCGGCAAAACCCTCCGAGATCACACACTGTTCGCGAAAGAGGGGCTTACCGCGGCGTTGTTCCATGGTGTCAGGGGAGACGCCGCTGAGCATGTGGATCAGCGTCATGCCCAGGGCAAAGAGGTCGGAGGCGGGTGAGGCCCGGCCCATGAGCTGCTCGGGGGCCATGTAGCCAAAGGTGCCGGCGACGGTGGAGTGGTGACCGAGCTTGCGCGCGACCTCCCGCACGGCGCCAAAATCCACGACGGAGATCGAGTCCCCGTCCAGCAGCAGGTTGTCGGGTTTGAGATCGCGGTGCACGACCTGGGGTCGCAGGCCGCCCAGGTAAACGAGCACCTCCAGAACCTGGCGGGCGACCTCTTTTGCTTCGGCCTCCGTGAAGCGTCGGCCATCGCGTAACAGCTCGCCGATCGACTGGCCCCTGGCGAGTTCCTGGGCGAGGTAGGCCTGGCCGGTGGATTCGGCACTGATGAAGTCGATGTAGTCGGGGATGCGGGGGTGGTCGAGATGTTTGAGCACCCGGGCTTCACGCTCAAAGAGCTCCAGCGCCTTCCAGTCCTCAATGCGCTCCAGGTGCAAGACTTTGATGGCGACGTCGCGGCCGCTCTCCAGATCCAGGGCGACATAGGTGGCGCCAAAGCCGCCTTCGCCGAGGAGGCGTTGAAGCTCAAAGCGCTCGCCAATGCGTCGGGGTAAGGCGTCGCGCTCTGGCGATTTTTGGGAGGAGTCGGTCATATCCATCTCGCCACTTTGATATCTGAAAAGGTGCTGCGGGGGGGCGTCCGCAGCGCTAAGGGTCACGTGTCCGTCGCGTCTCGGTCAGGTCATGATGCAGGTACGCGATCAAGCCAGCAATCATCTTCGGATTGGTGCTCGGGCTCAGGCTGGTACTGGTACTCGTACTCGAGCGCGTCCTGGTACGGGCGCTCGGGCTCGTAGCTCGTGCACGGGCATGGGGTTTAGGCTGTGATAGAGTCGCGAAACTACCGGCCGAAGAACTGGCACCGACCTAGGGGTTTAGTGTTGTGAAAACGTGGCAAGACAACGACATCCTCGCAGGCCGCTACCGCCTCATGCGCGAGCTTGGCCGCGACCGGGGAGCAGTGCTCTGGGAGGCCCACGATGACCGGGAGATGGGCCTCGTTCACCTGCGCATCTTGCAACACAACCTGCGCGGGGAACCCCTGGTCGTGATGCGCTTTACCCGCGAGGCGGCGCTGGCCGGTCGTCTCGACCACCCCGCGCTGAGCGCGGCCCGGGAGCTTATCGACGACGAGGAAGCGCTGACCCTGGTCTACGACGTCCCGGGCACCATGACCCTGGCGGAGCGGCTGCGCCGCGGCGTCGTCGATGCCACCGCAGCCGCGATCCTGCTGGAGCCCGTCCTTGAGGGCCTGGAGTTCGCGCATCGACGCGGCGTCATTCACCGCAACTTGAGCCCCGACCACATCTGGCTGGACGGGGCCGGAGGCGCGCGCGTCAGCGGATTCGGAGCTACCGCGAATCCCGGACGACGCAGCCAGCGTCGTCCGGAGAACGCTCACACCTGAATGACGTAGGTCCCCGACCTCTCCGCCGGATCCACATCCTGCGGCAAGCAGACACCGCCCTCCTGCGGCGGGTGCTGGGAGCGGGCCGGGTGCACCCAGCGCGCGCCTGCCCAGCCCAGCCGCGCCAGCAGCGCCAGCCCCAGCCTGCCAAAACTCACCCGCGCGTTGAGCTCGCTGACCGCCCGCACCACCGGCTCGCCAGCATAGCTTCCCACGTAGGCGTCGACTCCCAGGGGGCCCACGTACCCGCGCGCGGCCACCTCCCGGGCCGCCCGGCGCGCGCCCTCCCAGAGGCGAGCGTCTTCTTCCAGGGGCTCGAGCGCGCGCCCGAGCCCCAGCCCCCGGAAGGTGCCGGTGGCGTCGGCCATCAGCGCGCACATCCCCAGCTCGCGCACCTCCTGGCCGGGGGCGATCTCAAAGTGCAGCGAGCGCTCCGCCTCAATCTCGACCCGCGGCTCCACCACCACGCCCAGCCCCTGAGAAAAGACCCGCTGCGCCCACCTGCGCGCGTCCTCTGGCAACGTGGCGCCGCGCCCCCGAAGCTGTCCGCGGCCGCTGACCCCGAAGGGGTGTTTGAGCACCCAGCCGGCCTTAAGCCCCCGCACTGCCTGCTTGAGCTGAGCCTCGCTTTCGCAAATCGCCGATCCTTGAAGCGCCTCGATCCCCAGCCCGAAACGCTTGTCGTTGACCGCGCGCACCACCTCGACATCCACCGGCCCCACCTTGAGGCCGGCCGCGTTGGCAAAGGCCACCACCTCTTCGGTCCACCCCCAGGCCAGGAGCCGGCGGCCCGGCTCCAGCGCCTGCCCCGCGAGGGGCCACGCCAGCACCTCGGCTTGAGGCTCCAGCAACCTTAAGATATGCGACCAGCGCGCAGACACCGCCCGCACGGCCCCGGGCACCGGGGCGCCGCTCAGCGCGAGCTCAAACTCCAGGTTGGTCAGCACGTAGGTCATCGTTGTCCTTTTCGAGCGCTGTCGCCGCCTCGGCCGGCGGTCACCCGAGAGCGATTACGGAACATTTTAACAGGTGATCGTGGTGGGCCGCTTGATAAAAGCGCCGTTGTAATGAATCTTGTCCCCGGCGTCGGCCCGACGCCCGATCCTGTTCATCGTTACCCTCTTGCAACACGGCAGATTATGAGCGCCACCGCAGGTCAATATACCGCCAAAGACATCACCATCCTCGAAGGTCTGGAGCCGGTTCGAAAGCGTCCCGGGATGTACATCGGGGGCACCGGTAAGGCCGGGCTTCATCACCTGCTCTGGGAGGTGGTCGACAACTCGGTCGACGAGGCCATCAACGGCTACGCCTCCAGCATCGAGGTGACGTTGCATGCCGATGGCGAGTCGATGACGGTCAGCGATAATGGCCGTGGCATCCCGGTGGATATTCACCCGAAGAATGGCCGCAGCGCGCTCGAGATCATCCTGACCACCCTGCATGCCGGCGGTAAGTTCGACAACGAGAACTACTTCACCTCCGGCGGCCTCCACGGGGTGGGTTCCTCGGTGGTCAACGCTCTGAGCACCGAGCTGGTGGCCCAGATT is a window of Lujinxingia litoralis DNA encoding:
- a CDS encoding non-canonical purine NTP pyrophosphatase, whose translation is MEQLSTSAGPDDTFVIATTNAGKRREIAASLGDLLATRWQVLDRQSFPRPLDAVIEDADSFEGNAIKKGLWTARDTECVSLADDSGLVVDALGGAPGVTSARYAGEDADDAANNAKLIAAVQALDPQSWAGALGPAARFESVICLVLGPGAVGRALLARCGLTLDEVPGGAPRNEGELVRVGDLAVVWFRGTVEGQILTEPRGEGGFGYDPYFYVPSLGRTMAELTLEEKGAISHRGQALHKVRTFFGAR
- a CDS encoding CBS domain-containing protein, with amino-acid sequence MIEASELMTGNPERADVTDPLREVIRKLIELDVRHLPIVENNELVGMISDRDLQGLMVPDGSDLEVMRLSDPRFDQSVSSVMQGDVISVHPETNINDVIELMIDQKIGAVPVVDPITGTLVGIVSYVDVIREARDYFSGESVGAP
- a CDS encoding gamma-butyrobetaine hydroxylase-like domain-containing protein, producing MSFSDDHESVYPTRYLRGFCPCARCQGHTSGPHRFIEHEPAQAEVVDVRQVGNYAINIVFADGHDTGIYSFQRLRELCPCPRCMPTGLKDEYR
- a CDS encoding serine/threonine protein kinase, which gives rise to MTDSSQKSPERDALPRRIGERFELQRLLGEGGFGATYVALDLESGRDVAIKVLHLERIEDWKALELFEREARVLKHLDHPRIPDYIDFISAESTGQAYLAQELARGQSIGELLRDGRRFTEAEAKEVARQVLEVLVYLGGLRPQVVHRDLKPDNLLLDGDSISVVDFGAVREVARKLGHHSTVAGTFGYMAPEQLMGRASPASDLFALGMTLIHMLSGVSPDTMEQRRGKPLFREQCVISEGFADLLDQMIEPIMEDRFDSAERCLELLDRLKDAELPRKHRRRPRDRPALPPQETLSEGCVQIVARGPGSWRISIRPPTARIHKALGVFGHILAIMFMGFLANAASSIILFLSTTAGVEPTDSITENLLGYLFLALIIAARYFTYIDTYRGGDIEIEQDTISIKVRYSFKPELLGSLADLRTSLVFPKNGASYGKICLHLHEDQRVLHLLTSDEIHHLIAFLEILEAPHTSVLDSKSALPSQPVYEPEPAQEASAEHTT
- a CDS encoding protein kinase domain-containing protein, with the protein product MKTWQDNDILAGRYRLMRELGRDRGAVLWEAHDDREMGLVHLRILQHNLRGEPLVVMRFTREAALAGRLDHPALSAARELIDDEEALTLVYDVPGTMTLAERLRRGVVDATAAAILLEPVLEGLEFAHRRGVIHRNLSPDHIWLDGAGGARVSGFGATANPGRRSQRRPENAHT